From Girardinichthys multiradiatus isolate DD_20200921_A chromosome 3, DD_fGirMul_XY1, whole genome shotgun sequence, the proteins below share one genomic window:
- the LOC124866020 gene encoding protein S100-A1-like, which translates to MTELEKSMESLITVFHHYAKEGGNKTTLSKKELRKLIETELPNFLKAQKNPDTVECIIKDLDQNKDDELDFEEFVPFVAGLTIACEKHYALHHQKKGKK; encoded by the exons ATGACTGAGTTGGAGAAATCCATGGAGTCCCTAATCACTGTTTTCCACCATTATGCCAAGGAAGGTGGGAATAAAACCACCCTGAGCAAGAAGGAGCTGAGAAAACTGATTGAGACAGAGCTGCCCAACTTCCTGAAA GCTCAGAAAAACCCTGACACTGTGGAGTGCATCATTAAAGATTTGGACCAGAACAAGGATGATGAGCTGGACTTTGAAGAGTTTGTTCCCTTCGTCGCTGGACTAACAATCGCCTGTGAAAAGCATTACGCTTTGCACCACCAAAAGAAGGGCAAGAAGTGA